AGAATCACTACATCGAATGGATTGAGCTTATCGTCGATGGTGCCGTTTATAGAAAATTCTTAAAACCTGGTGATGCACCAGAAGCTGTATTCGAAGTGTCAGAAGGCAAAGAAGTATCAGCAAGGGAATACTGCAACCTGCACGGCTTGTGGGAGAAAAAGTAAATAAAAAAAGGGGGCTTAAAGCCCCCTTTAATTTTTTGTCACTCAACAATTTTAAGCTTTTAAATCTATAAGACTACCTATCATAGCATTCTGAGTTCTTAAAACATTTATGTTTGCCTTCTCATAATTCGGATTGTTTATCTGATTAACCATCTGGTCAACTAAATTTACATTATTTCCATTTCTGTTTGCTGCAGCTTTAGAAACCTGCGTTCTTGCAACAACACCGCCATTTTTGGCTTCTTCATTTATTACATTAATCTGTTTGTAATTTTCTGTGTTTATGTTTGCCACATTGTTTGCCGTTACATCTTGCCTGTAAAATGCGTTCTTTATCCCGCTCAGTGATGTATTTATATTCATAGTACACCCCCTTTCTTCTCTCTTTCTTTAGAGTTTAAACCGCAACGATGAAAAGTCAACTATTTTAAGCCCTTTAGTATTATCTCTGCAGCCCTTTTACCAGAGTTGAGCATGCCACCAAAGACAGGACCC
This genomic stretch from Hippea alviniae EP5-r harbors:
- a CDS encoding flagellar basal body protein, yielding MNINTSLSGIKNAFYRQDVTANNVANINTENYKQINVINEEAKNGGVVARTQVSKAAANRNGNNVNLVDQMVNQINNPNYEKANINVLRTQNAMIGSLIDLKA